A single region of the Bacillota bacterium genome encodes:
- a CDS encoding glutamate racemase — protein MDNRSIGIFDSGLGGLTVLKEIMEIMPGESIVYFGDSGRAPYGIKSKETVIKYTFQNIRFLLNQDIKMIVIACNTASAYSLETVKNSFDIPVIEVIQPGAVTGIKYTKNKKIGVIGTTATINSGAYERAINEIDNTIQVFSKACPLFVPLVEEGPEWWENDITYRIALEYLTPLKQAGIDTLVLGCTHYPLLQKTISKVMGSDVKLVSSALEVARVVKKVIEQNNIARDEKIKPVYRFYTSDSIEKFEPLCSAILNRKITSAERTDIEKY, from the coding sequence ATGGATAATCGGTCTATAGGTATTTTTGACTCCGGTTTAGGGGGGCTTACTGTATTAAAGGAAATTATGGAAATAATGCCCGGCGAAAGTATAGTATATTTTGGTGACAGTGGAAGGGCGCCTTACGGCATAAAATCCAAGGAGACCGTTATAAAATATACTTTTCAGAATATAAGGTTTTTGCTTAACCAGGATATTAAAATGATTGTTATTGCCTGTAACACTGCAAGCGCATACAGCCTTGAAACGGTAAAGAACAGTTTTGATATACCGGTAATTGAGGTAATTCAACCTGGTGCCGTCACAGGTATAAAATATACAAAAAATAAAAAAATAGGTGTTATAGGTACCACTGCCACAATAAACAGCGGGGCTTATGAAAGAGCAATAAATGAAATTGATAATACAATACAGGTGTTTTCAAAAGCTTGTCCTCTTTTTGTGCCCCTGGTTGAAGAAGGACCGGAATGGTGGGAAAATGATATTACTTACAGAATTGCTCTTGAGTATTTAACACCTTTGAAACAGGCGGGTATTGATACTCTGGTATTGGGGTGTACTCATTATCCGCTTTTGCAAAAGACAATATCGAAAGTTATGGGCAGTGATGTCAAACTTGTAAGTTCTGCTTTAGAGGTTGCCAGGGTTGTAAAAAAAGTTATTGAGCAAAATAATATTGCAAGAGATGAAAAAATCAAGCCTGTTTATAGGTTTTATACCAGCGACAGCATAGAGAAATTTGAACCTTTGTGCAGTGCAATTTTAAACCGTAAAATTACTTCTGCTGAAAGGACAGATATTGAAAAATACTAA
- a CDS encoding D-alanine--D-alanine ligase, whose translation MSEKKRVAVIFGGQSSEHEVSRVSAQSVINNLDRNKYEVVMIGITREGKWLTYEGPVDKLSTGEWKAIAESGRHTTKSLTERAGCNSAREIFKVSGAERKDKKIDVAFPVLHGCNGEDGTIQGLFELAGIPYVGSGVLGSALGMDKYYAKIIFEKEGLPQGKYLVFNKKQVAKDIHGVVMQIEDTLTYPCFVKPCNSGSSVGVSKARNRDELISSVYLALKYDRRILVEEYIDGHEVECSVLGNDEPIASTVGEIIPCNEFYDYEAKYSAESTSEIVIPARLPEDTVEKIREYAVRAFKALDCAGLARVDFFVHKKTGKIYVNELNTMPGFTQISMYPKLWEASGISYTELLDKLIELAIERYGEKMKLSRGL comes from the coding sequence ATGAGTGAAAAGAAAAGGGTGGCGGTGATTTTCGGTGGACAATCGTCTGAACATGAAGTTTCAAGGGTTTCTGCCCAATCGGTAATTAATAATCTGGATAGAAATAAATATGAAGTAGTTATGATAGGGATTACTAGAGAAGGGAAATGGTTAACTTACGAAGGTCCGGTAGACAAACTCAGTACAGGAGAATGGAAAGCTATTGCTGAGTCGGGAAGGCATACAACAAAAAGCTTGACTGAAAGAGCCGGCTGTAATTCTGCTAGAGAGATTTTTAAGGTTTCAGGGGCGGAAAGGAAAGATAAAAAAATTGATGTGGCCTTTCCCGTTCTTCACGGTTGCAACGGGGAAGACGGTACTATACAAGGACTATTTGAGCTTGCAGGAATTCCATATGTTGGCTCTGGTGTGCTGGGTTCTGCTCTTGGAATGGATAAGTATTATGCAAAAATAATATTTGAGAAAGAAGGGCTGCCTCAAGGGAAATATTTGGTATTTAATAAAAAGCAGGTTGCAAAAGATATTCATGGTGTGGTAATGCAAATAGAGGATACTCTTACATATCCTTGCTTTGTAAAACCCTGTAACTCGGGTTCTTCAGTGGGAGTAAGCAAGGCGCGTAACAGGGATGAACTAATTAGCTCTGTATATCTAGCATTGAAATATGACAGGCGAATTTTAGTTGAGGAATATATTGATGGACATGAAGTGGAATGTTCCGTTTTGGGAAATGATGAACCTATTGCTTCTACTGTGGGAGAAATTATACCATGCAATGAGTTTTACGATTATGAGGCAAAATACAGTGCTGAAAGCACATCGGAAATTGTAATTCCTGCCCGGCTGCCTGAGGACACTGTAGAAAAAATAAGAGAATATGCGGTAAGAGCCTTTAAAGCATTAGATTGTGCAGGACTTGCGAGAGTTGACTTTTTTGTCCATAAAAAAACCGGTAAAATATATGTAAATGAGTTGAATACCATGCCGGGTTTTACCCAGATAAGCATGTATCCAAAGCTTTGGGAAGCTTCAGGCATATCATATACGGAACTTCTGGATAAGCTCATAGAGCTGGCCATAGAGAGATATGGAGAAAAAATGAAACTAAGCAGGGGGTTGTGA
- a CDS encoding zinc ribbon domain-containing protein encodes MPFYDLKCNECGKEFNVMAKISEREKKLITCPNCGNNELEPIFTNLNFITSRKPDNPVCPNIERCGGCCNF; translated from the coding sequence ATGCCTTTTTATGATTTAAAATGTAATGAATGCGGTAAAGAATTTAATGTTATGGCCAAAATTAGTGAAAGAGAAAAAAAATTGATCACGTGTCCTAACTGCGGCAATAATGAATTAGAACCAATTTTTACAAATCTTAACTTTATAACCTCACGTAAACCGGATAACCCTGTTTGTCCAAATATTGAACGCTGCGGAGGATGCTGTAATTTCTAG
- a CDS encoding GerMN domain-containing protein, with amino-acid sequence MQRKLFCILILCILALIFTTGCSILQKLVFGDTDNDELRPASSLVMDEEEASKLKDKKPIRLYFANEDNTKLRAEIRYIDASDTGGNTESLATVIIKELIKGPGKGTGLKSTIPEGTKLLSNVIIEGNTANVDFSKEFVEKHSGEKDAEKLTIYSIVNSLTELREIEKVKFKIEGKSKAQFKGSFKFDAPFPRSTSIISKEPPVRGEIETDEKSLIEDKNKESDGEDLRDKENGQKDEDKTNETFGDADEEEILE; translated from the coding sequence AACTGTTTTGTATTTTAATATTATGCATTTTAGCACTGATATTTACTACCGGGTGTAGTATTTTACAAAAACTTGTGTTTGGAGATACAGACAATGATGAGCTTCGTCCCGCAAGCAGTTTAGTTATGGATGAGGAGGAAGCAAGTAAACTTAAAGATAAAAAACCAATCCGTTTATACTTTGCCAATGAAGACAATACCAAGTTGAGGGCTGAAATTCGGTATATTGATGCAAGTGATACGGGGGGCAATACCGAAAGCCTGGCAACTGTGATTATCAAAGAATTAATAAAGGGCCCAGGTAAAGGTACAGGACTTAAAAGTACAATACCGGAAGGTACAAAACTATTATCAAACGTTATTATTGAAGGGAATACAGCTAATGTTGATTTCAGTAAGGAGTTCGTTGAAAAACATTCGGGTGAAAAAGATGCTGAAAAGCTCACAATTTATTCAATCGTAAATTCTTTAACAGAGCTTCGTGAAATTGAAAAGGTTAAATTTAAAATTGAAGGTAAGTCTAAAGCTCAGTTTAAAGGAAGCTTTAAATTTGATGCACCTTTTCCTAGGAGTACTTCAATAATTAGCAAAGAACCTCCTGTAAGAGGTGAAATTGAAACAGATGAAAAGAGCTTAATAGAGGATAAAAACAAGGAGAGTGACGGCGAAGACTTGAGAGATAAAGAAAATGGACAAAAAGATGAAGATAAAACAAATGAAACATTCGGTGATGCAGACGAGGAAGAAATCCTGGAATAA